In Pseudohongiella acticola, the sequence TCGCCAACTTTCTCCAACTCAGAAAGACGTTCTTCATCTACATCCAATTGGTAGAAGCTTTCCAGCTGATACACAATCTCCACCAGTTTCAGCGAATCCAACCCTAATTCTGCCAGAGGTTGTTGGACTGACAGTAGAGATGTATCCCCGGTAATCCCCTTTGCTTTCGAAATTTCAAAAGACACTTTTTGCCATACGTCATTATCGTATTCCTTCATCTTTTCCTCCTTACCTGCTTCACTCGTGTCAGATATATATCCGGACACAGATGCCTTCTAATTTTGCCGCTACTGGTCAGCGGCAATGTGTTTGCAGGCAATACACAAACATCATCGGGCACGACATCAATCGCGGCAACCACAACGGCGGTAGCGCGAGACGCCAGTTTCTGGTCGGAGAGTGAATTTTCACATTCGCCTTTCGTTGTGCTTTTCTTTGCTCTTTCCAGGATAACAACAAGGCCCCCGCTGTCGGGTTCATTCGTCTCGAATGCAACACATCGTGAAATTATCTGAGCACTAAGTTCACGCTTCATTTCGGCCTCTATATCTTCTGCATGAATACTGCGCCCTCGTCGTTTGATGACGGTCTTGTACCTGCCCAGCAGGAACAGCTTCCTGTTCCGAATGAACCCACGATCGCCAGTTCTGCAATAGTATTTCCCGTACTCTCTGATACGATTAAAGGTCTTTCTGCTGGCAACTGAATCCCCATAGTACGAGGAAGCCACAGAAGGAGAGCTAATACAGACTTCACCGATCTCTCCTTCGGCTACTTTCCGACCGGTGTTTCGATTGACGATAATGATTGAGGTATCTGGCTCTGGTCTCCCCAGACACACGCTGGCACTGATATTTTCAGCCTGAACCGGAGATTGTATCGAGATGCCGTGTTGACCACTGACGAACAGGGTCGATTCAGCAAGTCCATAACAGGGAAAAAACGATGCAGGTTCGAAAGCGATTGTTGAAAATTTTTGTGCAAATTTTCTGAGCGATTCGGGCCTTATTTTTTCAGCACCACAGTACGCCAGACGCCATTTCTTCAGCGACAGATCGGCCAGTTCGTGCTCGCTTATTCTGGCTGCCGCCAATTCAAATGCGAAGTCAGGACCGCCACTAAGGGTCCCGCCAAACTGCGACATTGCACGCAACCACCTGACCGGATTGGCCAAAAAATCGACAGGACTGATAAAGTAGTTATGCAACCCTGCATACAGAGGTTCTATCACATGTCCGATTAGTCCCATATCATGATGAAACGGCAGCCAGGACACACCAATATCATTCTCGTTGCATGTAAACGCTTTTTGAATCTGGGCCGCATTGTGCATGACATTGTCGTGGCTGATGACAATCCCTTTGGGTGACGAAGTAGAGCCGGAGGTATACTGAATAAATGCGGTATCGCTACCCGAAAACGTCGGCCTCTTATATATTTCACCGCGACTGCGGATTTCATCAACCAACAGTACCTGGACCCCGCTGCTTGTCATCGCCTCTGGCAATATACCCGCACGGCGGGAAGTGGTAACGACAGCGAACGCGTTACAGGCACTGATCAGTCTGTCCAGTCCATTACGGGCCCGTGTAATGGGCACCGGCCATGCGCCAGCAGCTATGCAGGCAAAAAAGGCAACAATGAACGTCGGCCCATGCGGGCAATACAACAGAACAGGTCTACCCGCGCATTGCTTACTTTGCAGCACAGCAGCAAACATGATTGCTTGCTCATACACATCCCGGAAACTCAGGGTTGAAATGATTTTTGAATTTCGATCCAGAAAGGAATACACCGGTCTATTCGCATCTATAACCGCCCTGTTTTCCAGAAGGTCCAGCAAAGTGCCATCCATGGCAACACCACCCTTGAGTTTTTGAAACGTCCGGTATGTATTTAGCGGATTTGAACGCCTTCGTTTTGGCAATCAAACGCACAAAAACGAATCTGTGAGCCAGCGCACAACTCCGACAAAAAGTCCCGGTAATGAGCAAAATACCCACGCAAAAAAGCTATTTTTGCTGTAAAAAGCACAACACGTTGCTGGGCGAAGCCTTCATCGACAGACAGGGAGCAGCACCGGCAAGTAGGACATACCGCAATCATCAGGGAACGATGTCATGAACACACCAACCGCCAGCGGTTTTATTACGCAACTGCACGGACATATCAACTGGGACTATGCCGCCACCAGAACTCGCGTTCACAGTCTTTATGAACTGGCCAAAAACCGCGTCTGGAAAACCAGTGAGGCGCCGTGGGAAACCCTGACGGACAGACGTCTGCCACCTAGTCGCCACCAGTTTGAACCGCTGGCCGGCTTTGCCCCGTTTGATGCCCTGCCCCGGGATAAAAAGAACGCGTGCAGCTGGCACCGCCACGCACTGGAGATCAGTGACATCCTGCACGGCGAACAGGGAGCGTTGCTGGTGTCATCACAATTGGTGTCGAGTATGCCGACGGTTGAGGGCAAACTGTTTGCCAGCTCTCAGGTCTCTGACGAGGCCCGACATGTGGAATTCTTTTCGCGTTACCTGCTGGAAAGCACGGGCGAGGTCCACCCACCCAGCGAGGCGGTGGCCAACCTTATCGAAACCATGGCCAATGACTCGCGCTGGGACTACAAATTCATTGCCTGTCAGATACTGTTGGAAAGCCTGGCACTGGC encodes:
- a CDS encoding phosphopantetheine-binding protein — translated: MKEYDNDVWQKVSFEISKAKGITGDTSLLSVQQPLAELGLDSLKLVEIVYQLESFYQLDVDEERLSELEKVGDLIALFSTELSIPMEALGTARDCENVDCQEN
- a CDS encoding AMP-binding protein; this encodes MDGTLLDLLENRAVIDANRPVYSFLDRNSKIISTLSFRDVYEQAIMFAAVLQSKQCAGRPVLLYCPHGPTFIVAFFACIAAGAWPVPITRARNGLDRLISACNAFAVVTTSRRAGILPEAMTSSGVQVLLVDEIRSRGEIYKRPTFSGSDTAFIQYTSGSTSSPKGIVISHDNVMHNAAQIQKAFTCNENDIGVSWLPFHHDMGLIGHVIEPLYAGLHNYFISPVDFLANPVRWLRAMSQFGGTLSGGPDFAFELAAARISEHELADLSLKKWRLAYCGAEKIRPESLRKFAQKFSTIAFEPASFFPCYGLAESTLFVSGQHGISIQSPVQAENISASVCLGRPEPDTSIIIVNRNTGRKVAEGEIGEVCISSPSVASSYYGDSVASRKTFNRIREYGKYYCRTGDRGFIRNRKLFLLGRYKTVIKRRGRSIHAEDIEAEMKRELSAQIISRCVAFETNEPDSGGLVVILERAKKSTTKGECENSLSDQKLASRATAVVVAAIDVVPDDVCVLPANTLPLTSSGKIRRHLCPDIYLTRVKQVRRKR
- a CDS encoding ferritin-like domain-containing protein, which translates into the protein MNTPTASGFITQLHGHINWDYAATRTRVHSLYELAKNRVWKTSEAPWETLTDRRLPPSRHQFEPLAGFAPFDALPRDKKNACSWHRHALEISDILHGEQGALLVSSQLVSSMPTVEGKLFASSQVSDEARHVEFFSRYLLESTGEVHPPSEAVANLIETMANDSRWDYKFIACQILLESLALARLQEIRRATLVPVLAYAIDFINADEARHVKFGTEILSQHLATLNADELQARSDFVVDHLLGLSNAMNIYTRLAQAFDWDDRELRCHLRQNRIRHPQPRYDLFRQLTLNMKTVGLLTQKTEQRLSSLREP